The bacterium genome contains the following window.
AAGTCACTCCAAAGGGTATTGAAAACTTAGAGTTTTGAGGCCGTTGGAAGGCGTGCATACGGGAAACCGTATCGGGGGTTCGAATCCCCCTCTCTCCGCAGATGACTTAGCCCTTGACATTATGATGTCAGGGGCTTTGTTTTTTGATGTTTGAGCAATGTAACGTGAGATGTTACAAGCGTTAGAGATGGCAGTTAGACGCTGCCAAACAACAATGATTCTCTGAATCTTCCACGTAAGTATAAAAGAAAAGAGCCCCAATGTTGGGGCTCTTGTGACTTTGTGAAAACACCATGTCGTAACGCGTTACGACATTTCGTTACGACAGCGCAACATTTGGGGTCAAAATGGGAGCTTATCCATGGCTTCCCGTTTACGTCCGGTGGGTATGTGGGCATACACTGTTTCGGTGGTTCGGACAGATGTGTGCCCCAAAATCCTCGATACAGTGAACATGTCAATCCCAGCCTTCAGGAAGTATACAGTGGCCGTGTGACGAAGGGAGTGAACGGTAATCTTCCGGCCAAAGTCGCACAGGTTCACGTACTTCTTGAAGATCACGGTAATCGAGTTTGCCGTCCACTTGGGAAACAGCCGACCGGACTTCTTGGGTCCCTGCTCCTGAAGAAGTTCAAACAACTTTTCACCGATCTCCAGAACACGGTTGCGCTTGGTCTTCGTGTTACTCGCCCGCAAGATGATTGTCCGCATCTCGAGGTCGATGTCACGCCAATCGATAAGGGCAACTTCGGTTCTGCGGCATCCGGTCAATAGAAAGAAGCGAATCAGCCGTCGAAACTCTTCATTCGTTATCACAGACAACAACTGCGCAACTTCCTCTTCGTTCAGGTAAACTGCATAGTCCGGTTCCGGAATTCTGACCGGTTTCACACCACGGAAAGGATTCTTCACCAGCCACTCGAGCTTAACTGCATACTCGAATCCGGCCTTTACGGCTCTGTGGTACATGTTTGTGGTCGTTCCGTTCAACCGTTGCAACAGCCATGTCTTGTACCCTTCTGCAATCTGGTAGTTGACGTTCTCAAGCGGAATGTCGTCGGCATACTCGCGGAACTTCCAGAACCCTTGTTGGATGATCTCGCACGTGTTCTCAGTCTTATTCGCTCGGCTGAAGGCCATGTACTCGCGTTCAAGGTCGGGAATCCGAAGTTTGGAAAACTCATGCAATTTCGCCTTGTGCTCGCGGGCTTCACGACGACGCTTCTCGCCCTTAACATCAATTGGTTTATCCGGCGTTTGACCGGGCTCAACATCAAG
Protein-coding sequences here:
- a CDS encoding tyrosine-type recombinase/integrase — protein: MASLRQKKLKSGNYIWVIEYRLDGKSKTYSLGSTDRHTAQRLYHEFCAKLLDVEPGQTPDKPIDVKGEKRRREAREHKAKLHEFSKLRIPDLEREYMAFSRANKTENTCEIIQQGFWKFREYADDIPLENVNYQIAEGYKTWLLQRLNGTTTNMYHRAVKAGFEYAVKLEWLVKNPFRGVKPVRIPEPDYAVYLNEEEVAQLLSVITNEEFRRLIRFFLLTGCRRTEVALIDWRDIDLEMRTIILRASNTKTKRNRVLEIGEKLFELLQEQGPKKSGRLFPKWTANSITVIFKKYVNLCDFGRKITVHSLRHTATVYFLKAGIDMFTVSRILGHTSVRTTETVYAHIPTGRKREAMDKLPF